One Dioscorea cayenensis subsp. rotundata cultivar TDr96_F1 chromosome 15, TDr96_F1_v2_PseudoChromosome.rev07_lg8_w22 25.fasta, whole genome shotgun sequence genomic region harbors:
- the LOC120276906 gene encoding formimidoyltransferase-cyclodeaminase-like: MMKSMLACCKLYISESRNVIALESIERAAKLHPEAKITNVFKDEVYNRVGYTIVSHFNPSSSSLNASSPLKKAVFSMVKAALETIDLELHSGTHPRVGVVDHICFHPLAQASLAQAAGLAKSVAVDIGHNLQVPTLVYGAAHERGKTLDTIRRELGYFKPSSKENNLWTGRLPADALLSKPDHGPAELTGNKGVVIVGATHWVDNYNVPVLTTNIEAVKRIARRVSERGGGLQSVQAMGLLHGDNSTEVACNLLYPSRVGAHQVLLEIQKLALEEGLTVAEGYFTDFSQEKVIEMYSRNIESN, encoded by the exons ATGATGAAGTCCATGCTTGCATGTTGCAAACTATACATATCTGAAAGTCGTAATGTGATAGCTCTGGAATCAATTGAAAGAGCCGCAAAATTACATCCTGAAGCCAAAATCACCAACGTCTTCAAGGATGAGGTGTATAACAGAGTTGGCTATACAATAGTATCTCATTTCAATCCATCAAGTTCATCACTTAATGCTTCTTCCCCTCTAAAGAAGGCAGTTTTTAGCATGGTAAAAGCAGCCTTGGAAACCATTGATCTTGAACTTCATTCTGGAACCCATCCCCGGGTTGGTGTTGTTGATCATATATGCTTCCATCCTCTAGCTCAGGCTTCACTGGCTCAAGCTGCAGGTCTAGCAAAGTCTGTAGCAGTTGACATCGGCCACAACCTCCAAG TGCCAACCTTAGTATATGGAGCAGCTCATGAGAGAGGAAAGACTCTAGACACCATTAGAAGAGAGCTAGGCTACTTCAAGCCAAGTTCAAAAGAGAACAACCTCTGGACTGGAAGACTTCCTGCAGATGCTCTGCTTTCTAAACCTGATCATGGACCTGCTGAATTAACTGGAAACAAAGGTGTTGTGATTGTTGGAGCTACTCACTGGGTAGACAACTACAATGTGCCAGTCCTCACCACCAACATTGAAGCTGTTAAAAGGATTGCAAGAAGAGTGAGTGAACGTGGAGGTGGTCTTCAGTCAGTGCAGGCCATGGGTCTTCTTCATGGTGACAACTCCACTGAAGTTGCTTGTAATTTACTGTATCCCAGCAGAGTTGGTGCTCATCAAGTTCTGCTTGAAATTCAAAAGCTTGCTCTTGAAGAGGGATTAACAGTAGCTGAAGGTTATTTCACAGACTTCTCTCAAGAAAAAGTCATTGAAATGTACTCGAGAAATATTGAATCGAATTAG
- the LOC120276908 gene encoding uncharacterized protein LOC120276908 isoform X1, producing MAQGFDYSPKKLMACSSRAEQKQSKKEELDDDFVVLDIAALSPLVAAEIDSTANPRLSLQRTLSRKGSQRAGAEKNTAAAAAAELAGGEEEASVHVAGEGVSSTVAHATSHIGKCRKVAGRRASLGVDPRRVLFFFATLSSMGTLILLYFTLSMSKMADHVADAR from the exons ATGGCCCAG ggttttgattattcTCCGAAGAAGTTGATGGCTTGTTCAAGTCGAGCAGAGCAGAAGCAGAGCAAGAAAGAGGAACTCGATGATGATTTCGTCGTGCTCGACATCGCCGCTCTTTCGCCGCTCGTCGCCGCTGAGATTGATTCCACTGCCAACCCTCGTCTTTCG ttacAGAGAACTCTTTCGAGGAAAGGATCCCAGCGAGCCGGAGCTGAAAAGAAcacggcggcggcggcggcggcggagcTCGCCG GCGGGGAGGAGGAGGCTAGTGTACACGTGGCGGGTGAAGGAGTCAGTAGCACCGTTGCACATGCGACAAGCCATATAGGCAAGTGCCGGAAGGTGGCCGGCCGGCGAGCATCGCTCGGAGTGGACCCTCGTCGGGTGTTATTTTTCTTTGCCACCCT GTCAAGCATGGGAACTCTCATACTGTtatatttcacactttcaatgAGTAAGATGGCAGACCATGTAGCAGATGCTAGGTGA
- the LOC120276905 gene encoding probable pyruvate, phosphate dikinase regulatory protein, chloroplastic — protein sequence MLGYKMITMAFVYPQTLTRPTAISCLPDETPATDPPARKLPRGSSQLNRWSMARSLRSGRRLDWSAQRKDSASTNTVSLIQPAISSDDEEVGVDDGDMSAGKAIYMVSDGTGWTAEHSVNAALGQFEYCLVDRGCAVNTHLFSGVEDVERLIEIIKQAAEEGALVLYTLVDPSMAEAAKHGCQLWGVPSADILSPTTEAIATHLGVAPSGIPRGAPGRNPLSKEYFKRIEAIDFTIKQDDGALPQNLNRANIVLVGVSRTGKTPLSIYLAQKGYKVANIPIVMGVDLPKTLFEINQDKVFGLTINPVVLQTIRKARAKSLGFSNQMESNYSDMEHVREEIEFANKIFSQNPVWPVIEVTGKAIEETAAVILRILHDRKKKCSMPSISKRY from the exons ATGCTTGGATACAAAATGATAACCATGGCCTTCGTTTATCCCCAAACTCTGACCAGACCGACGGCGATCTCTTGCCTCCCCGATGAGACGCCGGCCACTGATCCACCGGCGCGGAAGCTGCCGCGTGGAAGCTCCCAGCTGAACCGATGGTCCATGGCACGGTCGCTTCGCTCCGGGCGCCGTCTCGACTGGTCGGCCCAGCGGAAGGACTCCGCCTCTACGAACACTGTCTCTCTGATCCAGCCGGCGATCTCGTCGGACGATGAGGAGGTGGGGGTGGACGACGGAGATATGTCGGCTGGGAAGGCGATATACATGGTGTCGGATGGGACGGGGTGGACGGCTGAACACTCGGTGAACGCGGCGTTGGGGCAATTCGAGTACTGCCTCGTCGATCGTGGCTGCGCCGTGAACACCCACCTCTTCTCCGGG GTTGAAGATGTCGAAAGACTGATCGAGATCATAAAGCAAGCTGCAGAAGAAGGTGCTCTTGTACTCTACACTCTTGTGGATCCTTCAATGGCTGAAGCTGCAAAACATGGCTGCCAACTATGGGGAGTCCCATCTGCCGACATTCTCAGCCCCACAACGGAGGCCATTGCCACACATCTTGGTGTAGCTCCATCTGGTATCCCTCGAGGTGCTCCCGGGAGAAATCCACTCTCCAAGGAGTACTTCAAACGAATAGAAGCCATTGATTTCACCATCAAACAGGATGACGGCGCTCTTCCTCAGAACCTTAACCGTGCCAACATTGTTCTTGTCGGTGTTTCGCGCACAGGAAAGACACCCTTATCAATTTATCTGGCTCAGAAGGGCTATAAGGTGGCGAACATTCCAATTGTGATGGGTGTAGACCTTCCAAAGACATTGTTTGAGATCAACCAAGATAAAGTGTTTGGATTAACAATTAATCCAGTTGTTCTGCAGACCATTAGGAAAGCCAGAGCCAAGAGTCTTGGTTTCAGTAATCAGATGGAGAGTAACTATTCAGACATGGAACATGTTCGCGAAGAGATCGAGTTTGCTAACAAGATTTTCTCTCAAAACCCTGTATGGCCGGTGATCG AGGTTACTGGAAAAGCAATAGAAGAAACTGCTGCAGTTATTTTGAGGATTCTTCATGACAGGAAGAAGAAATGCTCCATGCCCAGCATCTCCAAAAGATACTAA
- the LOC120276908 gene encoding uncharacterized protein LOC120276908 isoform X2, which produces MAQGFDYSPKKLMACSSRAEQKQSKKEELDDDFVVLDIAALSPLVAAEIDSTANPRLSRTLSRKGSQRAGAEKNTAAAAAAELAGGEEEASVHVAGEGVSSTVAHATSHIGKCRKVAGRRASLGVDPRRVLFFFATLSSMGTLILLYFTLSMSKMADHVADAR; this is translated from the exons ATGGCCCAG ggttttgattattcTCCGAAGAAGTTGATGGCTTGTTCAAGTCGAGCAGAGCAGAAGCAGAGCAAGAAAGAGGAACTCGATGATGATTTCGTCGTGCTCGACATCGCCGCTCTTTCGCCGCTCGTCGCCGCTGAGATTGATTCCACTGCCAACCCTCGTCTTTCG AGAACTCTTTCGAGGAAAGGATCCCAGCGAGCCGGAGCTGAAAAGAAcacggcggcggcggcggcggcggagcTCGCCG GCGGGGAGGAGGAGGCTAGTGTACACGTGGCGGGTGAAGGAGTCAGTAGCACCGTTGCACATGCGACAAGCCATATAGGCAAGTGCCGGAAGGTGGCCGGCCGGCGAGCATCGCTCGGAGTGGACCCTCGTCGGGTGTTATTTTTCTTTGCCACCCT GTCAAGCATGGGAACTCTCATACTGTtatatttcacactttcaatgAGTAAGATGGCAGACCATGTAGCAGATGCTAGGTGA